A genome region from Setaria italica strain Yugu1 chromosome III, Setaria_italica_v2.0, whole genome shotgun sequence includes the following:
- the LOC101752969 gene encoding gibberellin 3-beta-dioxygenase 2-3 — protein MTTSPAAAAATPCFELRSAERVPETHAWPGIDDHPTVKAAAGGDAVPVVDLGGDPDVARAAAGRAAEEWGAFLLVGHGVAAGVAARVEEQVARLFALPAAEKARAGRRPGEFNGYGRAPRLNFSNHMWSEGYTFPAAAVRAEFRRVWPDAGDDYLRFCDVMEEHHAEMRALGVRLLDMLFGALGLTDAQIAAGETEREIRETLTATTHLNMYPRCPQPERAIGMAAHTDSGFITIILQSPVPGLQLLRRQPDRWVTVPAPPGALVVVLGDLFQVLTNGRFRSALHRAVVNRERDRISVPYFLGPPADMKVAPLAAAVPPGTKAAFRGVTWREYLEIREKQAISVDASVMKMLQVAEEEEEGGVPPNN, from the exons ATGacgacctcgccggccgccgccgccgccactccctgcTTCGAACTCCGGTCCGCGGAGCGCGTGCCGGAGACGCACGCGTGGCCGGGGATCGACGACCACCCGAcggtgaaggcggcggcggggggtgaCGCGGTGCCGGTGGTGGACCTGGGCGGCGACCCGGAcgtggcgcgggcggcggcggggcgcgccgCCGAGGAGTGGGGCGCGTTCCTGCTCGTCGGCCACGGCGTGGCCGCGGGAGTGGCGGCGCGCGTGGAGGAGCAGGTCGCGCGCCTGTTCGCGCtcccggcggcggagaaggcccgCGCGGGGCGCCGCCCTGGGGAGTTCAACGGCTACGGTAGGGCGCCCCGGCTCAACTTCTCCAATCACATGTGGTCCGAGGGGTACACGTTCCCGGcggccgccgtccgcgccgaGTTCCGCCGCGTCTGgcccgacgccggcgacgactACCTCCGCTTCTG CGACGTGATGGAGGAGCACCACGCGGAGATGAGGGCTCTCGGCGTCAGGCTGCTCGACATGCTCTTCGGGGCGCTCGGGCTCACCGACGCCCagatcgccgccggcgagacGGAGCGGGAGATTCGCGAGACCTTGACGGCGACGACGCACCTTAACAT GTACCCCAGGTGTCCGCAGCCGGAGCGCGCGATCGGGATGGCGGCGCACACGGACTCGGGCTTCATCACGATCATCTTGCAGAGCCCCGTGCCGGGGCTGCAGCTGCTCCGCCGGCAGCCCGACCGGTGGGTGacggtgccggcgccgccgggcgcgctGGTGGTCGTGCTCGGCGACCTCTTCCAGGTGCTCACCAACGGCCGCTTCCGCAGCGCGCTCCACCGCGCCGTCGTCAACCGGGAGCGCGACCGGATCTCCGTGCCCTACTTCCTCGGCCCGCCGGCCGACATGAAGGTGGCGCCGCTCgcggccgccgtgccgccggggACGAAGGCTGCGTTCCGAGGCGTGACGTGGCGGGAGTACCTGGAGATCAGGGAGAAGCAGGCGATCAGCGTGGACGCATCGGTGATGAAGATGCTGCAGGtggcggaggaagaagaagagggtggAGTGCCTCCTAATAACTAG